TCGAGCCGAGCACCGGCAGCGGGCGGTTGGTGAGATTCGCGGTGAAGAAGACGTTGTCCTGGCTGACCCCGCTGGACAGCAGCGACGGCCGGCCGCCGTCGAGCCGCAGCACGAACGTCGACAGCATGCGCGTGTCGTCGTGAAAGAGTCCGTCCACACCGCCGCCCACGTCACCATGGCCATCCATCACGAAGTAGGTGTCGCCTTCCTTGAGCACGAACGCGTGCTGCACTGCGCGTTCGGACGCCGGTTCGGACTGTTCGGTAGCGGGCACTTCAACGCTCATCGCTCAGGCCGCCTCCCGGTAAAGACGGTCCTGCGGCGGAAGCACGCCGCCGCCCGTCAGGCGCCGGTATTGCTCCACATAGGCGCTCGCCATCGCATGCGCCGAGAACCGCCTTTCGAACGCCTGGCGCACGCGGCGCCGGTCGAGCCGGCCGATGGCGTGCACCGCCTCGACGGCTTGCGACTCGTCCTCGACGATCAGCCCGCTCACGCCGTGCTCGATCACTTCGGGCACCGAGCCGCAGCGCCATCCGACCACCGGCGTGCCGCAGGCCATGGCCTCGATCATCACGAGGCCGAAGGGCTCCGGCCAGTCGATGGGAAAGAGCAGCGCCCGCGCGCCGCCGAGAAATTTCGCCTTGTCGGCGTCGCCGATTTCTCCGATGAACTCGATCAGCGGGTCGTCGAGCAGCGGCTTTATCTTTTGCGCAAAGTAGCTCGCATCGGCCGCGTCGACCTTGGCCGCGATCTTGAGCGGCAGCCCTGCCCTCTTGGCGATCTCGATCGCGCGGTCGGGCCGCTTCTCGGGCGAGATGCGCCCCAGGAAAGCCAGGTACCCGTCGGGATCCGGCTGGAAGGTGTAGGGCGTTTCGTCCAGCCCGTGGGGAATGGTGGCGAACCAGTTGGCAAACGGCAGCGGCTTGCGCTGGTGGCGCGAGATGGAAACCAGCGGGTAACGGTTCCAGCGCATGTAGGCGCCCGGCAGGTCCGCGATGTCGAGGCGGCCATGCAGCGTCGTGAGCGTGCGGCCCGCGATGTCCTCGAAGAACGGAAAGTGCAGCAGATCGACATGGAAGTGCAGCACGTCGAACTGGTGCGCCTGTCGTCGCACATCGTGAAGCATGCTCAGGTGGCTGGCGAGGTCGGACTTCAGCGGCGCGGGGTCCAGGCGCAGGGCCTGCGCGCGCATCGGTGCCAGCCGGGCCCGGGTCTGCGTGTCCGCGGAAGCGAACAGCGTGACCTCATGGCCTTGGTCGACCAGCGCGTTGGCCAGGTGGGCGACCACCCGTTCGGTGCCGCCGTAAAGCCGCGGAGGAACGGCTTCGTAAAGGGGGGCGATCTGCGCGATCTTCATCGTCAAGACAGTCTCCTCGGAAGGAAATGAATGAACAAGGAACGAGGGCGAAGAAACGGAGGCGCGTGGCTTCCGGGCGGACATTTTGGCGCGCCTGTTTTTTATTTCAAGAGCGCTCGAGAGCGCGGCGCGGCGGCAGCCGCTTGCAGCCGACGCGGGCTTGCTTTAGATTTTTCCCGGTGCAGTGGAGGTCTACCGATGAACATTCTCGAAACCGTTGCCGACCAGTCCGACGCGATGCGGCTGCCGCTCTATGCGGTCACCGTGACGGCCGTGGCGAGTGAAGAAGCGCCGGCGCTGCTGTCGTTGCATTGGCACGGCTTCTTCCGCCAGACGCCCTTGCGGCTGCCCGGACTCGAGTTGCCGGCGCGGCCCATGCCGCAATCGATGGCCCAGTTCGACATGCCCCAGGGTGCGCTCGACGCATTCGACGAACTCGAGCGTTCGCTGCTCGAAGCCGCCTGGCAGCTCGGCGCCTGGGACGTCGAACGGCTGGAGCGGCCCGCATGGTGGCGGCTCGGCGCGCCGGCCACCGAGGTGAGCGACGGCCGCCGCGCCTTCGGCTACTACGAAGACGACGAAACAGACGGCGGCCAGGTCATGGCCGACGCGCCGGACCGCGAGGATCTGATGCGGCTCGCGGCGCACCGCGGCTATCTGCGCTGGCTGTTCCGGCCGCGCAAGCGCGGCATCTGGGCCGAGGTGGAAGATGACGCGGACGACACGCTCGACCGCACCGGCGGGCGCCCCCTGCCCTGCCCCGTGATGCCGCAGCCCCGGCACGCCGATGATTCGGCGCGCCGCACCGTGTACCGGCTGGGCCGTGCCGATCGCATCCTGCTCGATGGCGCCTGAAAAAGATCGTCACAAAAAATCCGCGCCGCGGCCTCTTGAAGCGTCGGCGGCGCGCCCATAGCTCCCGCGCGCCGGCGTTTTCATGCCGGAGGAACGTGAACCGACGTTGCGCCGGCCGCGCCGGCGCAGGTTCGCTTTTTTGATGAACTGCATCGCTTAGGAGATTGAACATGAAACTTCATCCTCTGTACGACCGAGTGATCGTCAAGCGGATCGAACAGCAGCGCAAGACGGCTTCTGGCATCGTGATCCCCGACTCGGCGGCGGAGAAGCCGGAACAGGGCGAGGTGCTCTCGGTCGGCCAAGGCAAGCTGCTCGCGGACGGCACCCTGCGCCCCTTGCACCTGAAAGCCGGCGACCACGTGCTCTTTGCCAAGTATGCGGGCCAGACGGTCAAGGTCGAAGACGACGAACTGCTGGTGATGCGCGAGGACGACGTTCTCGCTGTCGTCGAAACCAGCGAGCGCGGCGGGCTGAAGCGCGTCGCTTGATGATCCGGAAATTCGTTGTGAAAGGAGTGATGAAAAAATGACAGCCAAGGACGTCAGATTCCACGACAACGCCCGCCAGCGCATCGTCGCGGGCGTCAACATCCTTGCCGACGCGGTGAAGGTCACGCTCGGACCCAAGGGCCGCAACGTGCTGCTCGAACGCAGCTTCGGCGCCCCCACCATCACCAAGGACGGCGTGTCCGTGGCCAAGGAGATCGAGCTTGCCGACAAGTTCGAGAACATGGGCGCGCAGATCGTGAAGCAGGTCGCCTCCAAGACCGCCGACGTGGCCGGTGACGGCACCACCACCGCCACCGTGCTTGCGCAGGCCATCGTCCAGGAAGGCATGAAGCACGTGGCCTCCGGCATGAACCCGATGGACCTGAAGCGCGGCATCGACAAGGCGACAACCGCGGTGCTCGAAGAACTGCGCAAGCTTTCGAAGCCCATCTCCACCGGCAAGGAGATCGCGCAGGTGGCCGCGCTCTCGGCCAACTCCGACGAGGCCATCGGCAAGATCATTGCCGACGCGATGGAGAAGGTCGGCAAGGAAGGCGTGATCACGGTGGAAGATGGCAAGTCGCTCGAGAACGAACTCGACGTGGTCGAGGGCATGCAGTTCGACCGCGGCTACCTGAGCCCCTACTTCATCAACGACCCCGAGAAGCAGGTGGCGCACCTGGACGATCCGCTCGTGCTGCTGCATGACAAGAAGATCTCCAACATCCGCGAACTGCTGCCGGTGCTCGAGGCGGCTGCGAAGGCCGGCAAGCCGCTCCTGATCGTGGCCGAGGAAGTCGAGGGCGAAGCACTCGCCACCCTGGTGGTCAACTCCATGCGCGGCGTGCTGAAGGTCGCGGCCGTCAAGGCGCCGGGCTTCGGCGACCGCCGCAAGGCGATGCTCGAAGACATCGCCGTGCTCACGGGCGCGACGGTGATCTCGGAAGAAACCGGAAAGCAGCTCGACAAGGCGACGCTCGAGGACCTGGGCCGCGCCAAGCGCGTCGAGGTGCAGAAGGAGAACACCATCATCATCGACGGTGCGGGCGACCAGGCGCGCATCGATGCGCGCGTGAAGTCGATCCAGGCGCAGATCGAGCAGGCCACCAGCGACTACGACCGCGAGAAGCTGCAGGAGCGCGTGGCCAAGCTCGCGGGCGGCGTCGCGGTGATCCGCGTGGGCGCCGCGACCGAGGTCGAGATGAAGGAAAAGAAAGACCGCGTCGACGATGCGCTGCACGCCACGCGCGCGGCCGTCGAGGAAGGCATCGTGCCGGGCGGCGGCGTGGCGCTGCTGCGTGCACGTGCGGCCATCAAGGACCTCAAGGGCGCCAACGCCGACCAGGATGCGGGCATCCGCATCGCGCTGCGCGCGCTCGAAGCGCCGCTGCGCGCCATCGTGGCCAACGCGGGCGTGGAGCCCTCGGTGGTGGTCGCCAAGGTGCTCGAGGGCAAAGGCAACCAAGGCTACGACGCATCGACCGGCGAGTACGGCGACTTGGTGCAGATCGGCGTGGTCGATCCGACCAAGGTCACGCGCACCGCGCTGCAGAACGCGGCATCGATCGCGGGCCTG
The Variovorax paradoxus genome window above contains:
- a CDS encoding glycosyltransferase family 4 protein; the protein is MKIAQIAPLYEAVPPRLYGGTERVVAHLANALVDQGHEVTLFASADTQTRARLAPMRAQALRLDPAPLKSDLASHLSMLHDVRRQAHQFDVLHFHVDLLHFPFFEDIAGRTLTTLHGRLDIADLPGAYMRWNRYPLVSISRHQRKPLPFANWFATIPHGLDETPYTFQPDPDGYLAFLGRISPEKRPDRAIEIAKRAGLPLKIAAKVDAADASYFAQKIKPLLDDPLIEFIGEIGDADKAKFLGGARALLFPIDWPEPFGLVMIEAMACGTPVVGWRCGSVPEVIEHGVSGLIVEDESQAVEAVHAIGRLDRRRVRQAFERRFSAHAMASAYVEQYRRLTGGGVLPPQDRLYREAA
- a CDS encoding diguanylate cyclase codes for the protein MNILETVADQSDAMRLPLYAVTVTAVASEEAPALLSLHWHGFFRQTPLRLPGLELPARPMPQSMAQFDMPQGALDAFDELERSLLEAAWQLGAWDVERLERPAWWRLGAPATEVSDGRRAFGYYEDDETDGGQVMADAPDREDLMRLAAHRGYLRWLFRPRKRGIWAEVEDDADDTLDRTGGRPLPCPVMPQPRHADDSARRTVYRLGRADRILLDGA
- a CDS encoding co-chaperone GroES; the encoded protein is MKLHPLYDRVIVKRIEQQRKTASGIVIPDSAAEKPEQGEVLSVGQGKLLADGTLRPLHLKAGDHVLFAKYAGQTVKVEDDELLVMREDDVLAVVETSERGGLKRVA
- the groL gene encoding chaperonin GroEL (60 kDa chaperone family; promotes refolding of misfolded polypeptides especially under stressful conditions; forms two stacked rings of heptamers to form a barrel-shaped 14mer; ends can be capped by GroES; misfolded proteins enter the barrel where they are refolded when GroES binds) produces the protein MTAKDVRFHDNARQRIVAGVNILADAVKVTLGPKGRNVLLERSFGAPTITKDGVSVAKEIELADKFENMGAQIVKQVASKTADVAGDGTTTATVLAQAIVQEGMKHVASGMNPMDLKRGIDKATTAVLEELRKLSKPISTGKEIAQVAALSANSDEAIGKIIADAMEKVGKEGVITVEDGKSLENELDVVEGMQFDRGYLSPYFINDPEKQVAHLDDPLVLLHDKKISNIRELLPVLEAAAKAGKPLLIVAEEVEGEALATLVVNSMRGVLKVAAVKAPGFGDRRKAMLEDIAVLTGATVISEETGKQLDKATLEDLGRAKRVEVQKENTIIIDGAGDQARIDARVKSIQAQIEQATSDYDREKLQERVAKLAGGVAVIRVGAATEVEMKEKKDRVDDALHATRAAVEEGIVPGGGVALLRARAAIKDLKGANADQDAGIRIALRALEAPLRAIVANAGVEPSVVVAKVLEGKGNQGYDASTGEYGDLVQIGVVDPTKVTRTALQNAASIAGLILTTDATVAELPKPAEKAPAMPAGGMDY